From one Conexivisphaerales archaeon genomic stretch:
- a CDS encoding 2-amino-3,7-dideoxy-D-threo-hept-6-ulosonate synthase codes for MGKAVRLSRITKSGRMLCIPADHSFTVGPIRGLENPNELIRKVASAGATCFLAHKGVLKSLESSEGLGLILHLSASTSIGMSPNRKVIVSGVEEAIRIGADAVSVHVNIGCKEEPEMLQNLGELADKCDEFQLPLVAMMYARGEMIKEPVDPEVIAHVARIGSDAGADIVKTVYTGSYETFREVVRRCQAPVVLAGGPKVDSDKQLLDITYDAMRAGAMGVAFGRNVFQHRDPQLIVKMLARVVFEGLKPEESIEVANSS; via the coding sequence ATGGGTAAAGCCGTCAGATTGAGCAGAATAACGAAATCAGGCAGGATGCTCTGCATCCCTGCAGACCATTCTTTTACTGTAGGACCGATCAGGGGGCTGGAGAATCCGAACGAGCTGATAAGAAAGGTAGCTTCAGCAGGGGCCACATGTTTTCTTGCACACAAGGGTGTGTTGAAGTCTCTGGAGAGTAGTGAAGGGCTCGGGCTCATACTGCACCTTTCTGCCAGCACGTCGATAGGAATGTCACCGAACAGGAAAGTGATTGTATCTGGTGTTGAAGAAGCTATCAGAATAGGTGCTGACGCTGTTTCTGTGCATGTGAACATAGGATGTAAAGAAGAACCAGAAATGCTGCAAAATCTGGGAGAGTTGGCTGATAAGTGCGATGAATTTCAGTTGCCTCTTGTAGCTATGATGTATGCAAGAGGGGAGATGATTAAGGAACCGGTTGACCCGGAAGTCATAGCGCACGTAGCAAGAATAGGTTCAGATGCGGGAGCAGACATAGTGAAGACCGTGTATACAGGGAGCTACGAAACTTTCAGGGAAGTTGTGAGGAGATGCCAAGCGCCAGTAGTACTTGCGGGAGGACCCAAGGTCGATTCCGATAAACAGTTGCTAGATATCACTTACGATGCCATGAGAGCCGGGGCAATGGGCGTTGCCTTCGGAAGGAATGTCTTCCAGCACAGGGACCCGCAACTCATCGTTAAGATGCTGGCAAGGGTTGTCTTTGAAGGGTTGAAGCCAGAGGAGAGCATCGAAGTTGCAAACAGTTCATGA
- a CDS encoding type I 3-dehydroquinate dehydratase has translation MKGKTSDSISSTKAQTAESTRSFKICTTVIEEDVEEACRIAEEALAMGSDLVEIRLDALKDLNVQLVREHLSPFVNRCVLTLRSGIEGGFFTGKPSEYSEAIASFADMKPAYVDVEIRMLPSVNLMEFRKANLILSYHNLKCTPRLSVLKGIRDQGSKLGLVKLVTRMKKKEDQERVFALYSGFEGRLVAFCIGKEGLSSRLRSISLGAPLVYAAYRKSLVSEELGQPSLRQMLDFKRSLLN, from the coding sequence TTGAAAGGTAAGACCTCAGATTCCATTTCCAGCACCAAAGCTCAGACGGCCGAATCAACGAGAAGTTTCAAAATCTGCACCACTGTGATCGAAGAAGATGTGGAAGAAGCTTGCAGGATTGCTGAGGAAGCACTAGCCATGGGCTCGGACCTGGTTGAAATCAGGCTGGATGCATTGAAAGATTTGAATGTGCAGCTGGTTAGAGAACATCTATCTCCTTTCGTGAACAGGTGTGTATTGACGCTGAGGAGCGGAATTGAGGGCGGGTTCTTTACAGGCAAACCATCAGAATATTCAGAGGCTATCGCCAGCTTTGCTGATATGAAACCGGCTTATGTTGATGTTGAAATCAGGATGCTTCCATCGGTAAATTTAATGGAATTTAGAAAAGCTAACCTGATACTGTCATATCATAACCTGAAATGCACACCTCGCTTATCTGTATTGAAAGGAATAAGAGATCAAGGTTCGAAGCTGGGTCTTGTCAAGCTGGTTACAAGAATGAAGAAGAAGGAAGACCAAGAGAGGGTCTTTGCGCTTTATTCGGGGTTTGAAGGGAGGCTTGTTGCCTTCTGCATAGGGAAGGAAGGGTTGTCATCTAGACTCAGGTCGATTTCATTAGGTGCGCCTTTAGTGTATGCAGCGTACAGGAAGAGCTTGGTTTCCGAGGAGCTTGGGCAACCTTCGCTACGCCAGATGCTCGATTTCAAGAGGTCTCTTCTGAATTGA
- a CDS encoding aspartate kinase, whose amino-acid sequence MSNVKFRKVVVLKFGGSVLDSQESILQASNIVRRLHSEGIATVVVVSALKGVTDQLVHLAKSVDPAIDPEVLDELLASGEKTSARLFSAALSAQGVKSVVVDPETPYWPIYTDDNHTDANPLVELTREKCTKNLLPLLNQGNVPVVCGFIGKTVNGRITTMGRGGSDTTAVLLANCLNADEAILIKDVDGVYTTDPDKVKEAVKVDTLSGEEAEMLAASGAKFLQLKALRYQNGVKLRVTSLDKLDSGTVIRGDVPEINVEIITEGIRMVSVVGARFTEEELAKILSVLRECGASLLAFSFEKNGVVLYVSEGEDVVNRLHELIVKQRIGKALSFFDDLAMISVSGSRLETQKGVIQRVTQPLAREGINLYGLITMLSSVKLFVASRQVESAKRLVQEAMMVSAR is encoded by the coding sequence TTGAGCAATGTCAAATTTAGAAAGGTTGTTGTTTTGAAATTCGGGGGGTCTGTGCTAGACTCTCAGGAGTCGATACTCCAGGCCTCCAATATTGTGAGGAGACTGCATTCAGAAGGCATTGCTACTGTAGTTGTGGTGTCTGCACTCAAGGGTGTGACAGACCAGTTGGTCCACTTGGCAAAAAGCGTAGACCCCGCTATAGACCCAGAAGTTCTTGATGAGCTTCTTGCTTCTGGAGAGAAGACTAGTGCTAGGCTCTTTTCAGCGGCGCTTTCGGCTCAGGGAGTTAAATCTGTTGTCGTCGACCCTGAAACACCCTACTGGCCTATCTACACAGATGATAATCACACAGATGCGAACCCGCTGGTTGAACTGACGAGGGAGAAGTGTACCAAGAATCTTTTACCCCTCCTTAACCAAGGGAACGTGCCAGTTGTCTGCGGATTCATCGGCAAGACTGTAAATGGCAGAATAACAACTATGGGCAGAGGAGGAAGCGATACCACTGCAGTTTTGCTGGCTAACTGTCTAAATGCTGACGAAGCGATACTGATAAAGGATGTAGACGGTGTTTACACAACCGACCCAGATAAGGTGAAGGAAGCTGTCAAAGTTGATACCCTAAGTGGAGAAGAAGCTGAAATGCTTGCAGCCTCAGGAGCAAAATTTCTTCAGTTGAAGGCCCTTAGATACCAGAACGGTGTGAAGTTAAGGGTTACAAGCTTGGACAAGCTGGATTCTGGCACGGTCATCAGAGGCGATGTGCCTGAGATCAATGTTGAGATAATCACCGAGGGAATAAGAATGGTAAGTGTAGTGGGAGCTAGGTTCACTGAGGAAGAGTTGGCCAAAATTCTGTCCGTACTGAGAGAATGCGGGGCTTCTCTTCTAGCCTTCTCGTTCGAAAAGAACGGTGTTGTACTGTATGTCAGTGAAGGGGAGGATGTAGTGAACAGGCTTCACGAGCTGATAGTTAAACAGAGAATCGGCAAAGCTCTGTCATTCTTCGATGACCTAGCCATGATCTCCGTGAGTGGGAGCAGATTGGAGACTCAGAAGGGGGTCATCCAGAGGGTCACTCAACCATTGGCGAGAGAAGGAATAAACCTGTATGGTCTCATTACAATGCTTTCGTCTGTCAAACTGTTTGTGGCCTCCAGGCAAGTGGAGAGTGCAAAGCGGCTGGTTCAGGAGGCTATGATGGTGAGCGCAAGATGA
- a CDS encoding shikimate dehydrogenase codes for MRNFALVGRNVKGSASPAMMKAAFSSLGIDADYKLLNISEVEFESSVADVLRSYSGINVTMPYKSAILPYIQSTDAGASRIGAVNTIKVNGKTEGFNTDVLGILEPLRREKIDPGRAILLGTGGAARAFCLAMEGLDCREITVWDRNRLKSESFVNEMRRIFPSIRFSTIRLEYTSSYDLLFNATPMGGIDAPLQREIRKLVELVETVFDSVYFPIQTELVRIGREAGCKTIEGYEMLLHQGAGAVRIWLNAEPPLGVMRESVLRFLKEREQAFER; via the coding sequence TTGAGAAACTTTGCACTGGTAGGGAGAAATGTGAAAGGTTCGGCTTCTCCTGCCATGATGAAAGCAGCCTTCTCTTCGCTCGGAATAGACGCTGATTACAAGCTGCTGAACATCAGCGAGGTGGAATTCGAGAGCTCTGTAGCTGATGTACTAAGGAGTTACTCAGGAATAAACGTAACTATGCCGTACAAGTCAGCCATCTTACCCTACATACAATCAACAGATGCCGGAGCTTCCAGAATAGGGGCTGTCAACACTATCAAGGTAAACGGGAAGACCGAGGGTTTCAATACGGACGTGCTCGGCATACTGGAGCCTTTGAGGAGGGAAAAGATAGATCCAGGAAGAGCCATACTTCTAGGTACTGGTGGTGCTGCAAGAGCCTTTTGTCTTGCTATGGAAGGGCTGGATTGCAGGGAGATAACAGTCTGGGACCGCAACAGGTTGAAGAGTGAAAGTTTTGTGAACGAGATGAGACGCATCTTTCCAAGCATCAGGTTCTCGACAATCAGGCTCGAATACACCAGCAGCTATGATTTGCTGTTCAACGCTACGCCGATGGGAGGTATCGATGCTCCTTTGCAAAGGGAAATCCGGAAATTGGTTGAACTGGTTGAAACAGTATTCGATTCAGTTTACTTTCCAATCCAGACAGAGCTCGTCAGGATCGGAAGAGAGGCTGGATGCAAGACAATAGAAGGCTACGAAATGCTTCTACATCAGGGAGCTGGTGCGGTCAGGATATGGTTGAATGCTGAGCCGCCGCTAGGTGTTATGAGAGAATCAGTTCTGAGATTTCTGAAGGAGAGAGAGCAGGCTTTTGAAAGGTAG
- a CDS encoding 3-dehydroquinate synthase II — protein sequence MQTVHDILIDITDVANYDSVVSKASKLGIDGFFSKTKVVGINGLKVYTTGNEPGSVPYVVIRDKKDAERAIEASETDAPFVAVNCTDWKIIPLENLIAEFRRRGKKLYACVEDDKAGKLAFSILEKGVDGIILPPVALDKPELKDLLMNSEDKIVLEQAEVISVDDVGDGERVCIDTVSLLSPGEGMLVGSRSNFFFLVHGETIEGRFVPPRPFRVNAGAVHSYALTAIGETRYLSELEAGETVLVVDKNGRCREVAIGRCKIERRPLVMVKARVKRDEGTEVGNIILQKAETIRLVDETRKPVAVTELREGSKVTVHVSKARGRHVGKEVDEFIIER from the coding sequence TTGCAAACAGTTCATGATATCCTTATAGATATAACTGACGTTGCTAATTATGATTCTGTTGTTAGTAAGGCGTCAAAGTTAGGAATCGATGGGTTCTTCTCGAAGACAAAGGTCGTGGGTATCAATGGTCTGAAAGTATACACTACTGGTAACGAGCCCGGCTCTGTTCCTTATGTTGTTATCAGAGACAAGAAGGACGCGGAGAGGGCGATTGAAGCCTCAGAGACAGATGCTCCTTTTGTTGCGGTAAATTGTACTGACTGGAAGATAATACCGCTTGAAAACCTGATAGCAGAGTTCAGAAGAAGGGGGAAGAAACTATATGCTTGCGTTGAAGATGACAAGGCAGGGAAGTTAGCGTTTTCAATACTTGAAAAGGGTGTGGACGGAATAATACTCCCTCCTGTAGCACTCGACAAACCTGAACTGAAAGATTTGCTGATGAATTCTGAGGATAAAATTGTCCTTGAACAGGCCGAGGTGATCTCTGTAGATGACGTGGGGGATGGTGAGAGGGTCTGCATAGATACCGTCTCCTTGCTTTCACCTGGAGAGGGGATGCTGGTGGGAAGCAGGTCTAACTTCTTCTTTCTTGTCCATGGCGAAACGATCGAGGGAAGGTTTGTTCCACCTAGACCGTTCAGAGTCAACGCTGGTGCGGTACACAGCTATGCGCTGACAGCCATCGGTGAAACCAGGTATCTTTCCGAGCTCGAAGCAGGCGAGACTGTACTTGTAGTTGATAAGAACGGCAGGTGCAGAGAGGTGGCCATAGGTAGGTGCAAGATAGAGCGAAGGCCTCTTGTGATGGTTAAAGCTAGGGTCAAGAGAGACGAAGGTACAGAAGTTGGTAACATAATCCTTCAGAAGGCGGAAACGATCAGGCTCGTCGATGAAACGAGAAAGCCAGTGGCAGTCACTGAGCTCAGAGAGGGTAGTAAAGTGACTGTTCATGTTTCAAAAGCAAGGGGCAGACACGTTGGGAAAGAAGTGGATGAGTTCATTATTGAAAGGTAA
- a CDS encoding glycoside hydrolase family 15 protein produces MFTLPCGEEYKGIGDYGAIGNMRTLALVGYDGSIDWCCFPRFDSPSIFAAILDSRKGGRWVITPSNPAGALQSYIKNTNVLQTRFIQEGSSVKVIDFIPCGDSSDPENIDGGALSSVPEIHRIARCERGAMKLKMHLEPRFFYGRLSGKVIDWREGFSFSCLTEELVFSTSVSECKIKDNSVECDFLINEGESHHFVLSYGESRPRKIQEYDSEGQLKRTKRFWNSYASALKYDGRWKDRVIRSALLLRLLVYSPTGAIVAAPTTSLPESLGGERNWDYRYSWIRDSAFSLWAFHVLGSRSEAERYLHWLILNNPALDRDLRLMYRVTGETRLDEQVLSYLDGYKGSRPVRVGNDAFRQVQLDAHGVILDALYFSSKHGYGVSNEIYYRFVRPLAYFICENWRKKGNGVWEFRNLHENFVYTKAWCYIGLDRACKIAKVTDHDGDIQVWQDEMERIKEEIMRKGWNEKTQAFTMYYGSDYLDASLLLLPMIGFIDARDARMEKTVDAIMKKLSKNGLLKRYDAPDGLRGEEGSFLICNFWLVSCLARMGRIKEAERLFKRLLSLSNHLGLYSEEVDFQTGAALGNFPQAFSHMGFIMAAVELDRALRS; encoded by the coding sequence ATGTTTACGCTGCCTTGCGGGGAAGAATACAAGGGAATAGGGGATTACGGCGCAATAGGCAACATGAGAACATTAGCTCTTGTTGGATACGATGGGTCAATCGACTGGTGCTGCTTCCCCAGATTCGATTCACCCAGCATCTTCGCGGCTATACTTGACAGTAGGAAGGGCGGAAGATGGGTGATAACTCCTAGCAACCCTGCAGGTGCATTGCAATCTTACATCAAGAATACAAACGTCCTTCAGACCAGATTCATTCAAGAAGGCTCCTCGGTTAAAGTAATCGATTTTATACCCTGCGGGGATTCATCTGACCCTGAAAATATAGACGGTGGAGCCCTAAGTTCAGTACCTGAAATTCACAGAATAGCCAGATGCGAAAGAGGTGCAATGAAACTTAAGATGCATCTTGAACCTAGGTTCTTCTATGGAAGGTTGTCAGGAAAGGTCATAGACTGGAGGGAAGGGTTCTCCTTCAGCTGCTTGACCGAAGAACTGGTGTTCAGTACTTCTGTCAGTGAATGCAAAATTAAAGATAACAGCGTAGAGTGTGATTTTTTGATCAACGAAGGCGAAAGTCATCATTTCGTCCTAAGTTATGGAGAGTCAAGACCAAGAAAGATTCAAGAATATGATTCAGAAGGACAGCTGAAAAGGACGAAGCGGTTCTGGAACTCTTACGCATCTGCTCTTAAGTATGATGGAAGATGGAAGGACCGAGTTATTCGTTCTGCGTTGCTCCTGAGGCTTCTTGTCTATTCACCAACGGGTGCGATTGTTGCAGCCCCAACAACTTCTCTTCCAGAGTCGTTGGGCGGAGAGAGAAACTGGGATTATAGGTATTCTTGGATAAGGGATTCAGCATTCTCATTGTGGGCATTTCATGTGCTCGGGTCGAGGAGTGAAGCGGAAAGATACCTGCACTGGCTGATTCTGAACAACCCTGCACTCGATAGAGACCTCAGACTGATGTACAGAGTGACAGGAGAGACCAGACTTGATGAACAAGTGCTTTCCTACCTGGACGGTTATAAGGGGTCTAGGCCAGTAAGAGTGGGTAATGATGCATTCAGACAGGTTCAGCTAGATGCACACGGTGTCATACTGGATGCGCTTTACTTCTCGTCAAAGCATGGCTATGGCGTATCGAACGAGATATATTACAGGTTTGTTAGGCCACTTGCTTACTTCATATGCGAGAACTGGAGGAAAAAGGGCAATGGGGTGTGGGAATTCAGGAATCTGCACGAAAATTTCGTTTACACAAAGGCTTGGTGTTACATAGGCTTAGACAGAGCTTGCAAAATTGCGAAGGTTACTGACCATGATGGTGACATTCAGGTTTGGCAAGACGAGATGGAGAGGATAAAGGAGGAAATTATGCGGAAGGGCTGGAATGAAAAGACACAGGCTTTCACAATGTACTACGGCTCAGATTATCTTGATGCTTCTCTGCTGTTGTTGCCGATGATAGGTTTCATTGATGCCAGAGATGCAAGAATGGAAAAGACGGTAGACGCAATAATGAAGAAGCTCTCAAAGAATGGACTGCTGAAACGCTATGACGCACCTGATGGTCTAAGAGGAGAAGAAGGCTCCTTTCTTATATGCAATTTCTGGCTTGTGAGTTGCTTGGCAAGGATGGGTAGAATAAAGGAAGCAGAAAGGCTCTTTAAGAGATTGCTTTCCCTGTCCAACCACCTCGGTCTCTATTCGGAAGAGGTAGATTTTCAGACGGGTGCTGCACTTGGTAATTTCCCTCAGGCTTTTAGTCACATGGGTTTCATAATGGCTGCAGTCGAGCTGGATAGAGCGCTGAGAAGCTGA
- a CDS encoding shikimate kinase gives MKGSSVTYGAISVVNAIPSGVGAAIGVSLQTRCSVQLEDGFGDYRVTINGVPVESRLALETVKLVLTDAGLDFRSFSGSIDTSTEIPMGVGLKSSSSASTAIALALCSALRIEVDFEKVLRWSCKASLNSGTSITGAMDDAAACVYGGLNVVDNRNGRVLMSREFADEYSVLIHVPSVASKRDSIDLQLMGRFGNIMSAVIKTVLAGDVWSALTLNGIVISDLMGYNNELSLEAIKAGAVCSGVSGTGPAVVAVFRDGEENSIDELSRMWGEEEGFVIRTKVNNRRAAIINYE, from the coding sequence TTGAAAGGTAGTTCTGTCACGTACGGAGCCATAAGCGTGGTGAACGCCATACCTTCAGGAGTCGGTGCTGCTATAGGAGTTAGTCTGCAGACCAGATGCAGTGTTCAGCTGGAGGACGGGTTTGGAGATTACAGGGTTACTATCAACGGCGTGCCTGTCGAATCAAGGCTTGCGCTCGAAACAGTTAAGCTGGTGTTAACTGATGCTGGGCTAGATTTTAGGTCCTTCTCAGGTAGTATAGACACAAGCACCGAAATACCTATGGGTGTGGGATTGAAGAGCTCGTCATCTGCATCCACAGCCATAGCTCTGGCCCTGTGCTCAGCACTTCGGATTGAAGTAGATTTTGAAAAGGTTCTCAGATGGAGCTGCAAAGCTTCTTTGAACTCCGGCACTAGCATAACAGGCGCGATGGACGATGCTGCAGCCTGCGTCTACGGGGGATTGAACGTTGTCGATAACAGAAATGGTAGGGTACTGATGTCGAGGGAGTTTGCGGATGAATACAGTGTGCTGATACATGTACCCAGCGTGGCATCCAAGAGAGATTCGATTGACCTTCAGCTCATGGGCAGGTTTGGTAACATTATGAGTGCAGTAATCAAAACGGTTCTAGCAGGGGATGTATGGAGTGCCCTTACCCTGAACGGAATTGTGATATCAGACCTGATGGGCTACAATAACGAACTTTCTCTTGAGGCTATCAAAGCGGGAGCAGTCTGTTCTGGTGTATCTGGAACAGGGCCAGCTGTGGTTGCTGTATTTCGCGATGGAGAGGAGAATTCGATCGACGAATTGTCAAGAATGTGGGGTGAAGAGGAAGGATTTGTCATCAGGACCAAGGTTAACAACAGGAGGGCAGCGATAATCAACTATGAATGA
- the aroA gene encoding 3-phosphoshikimate 1-carboxyvinyltransferase gives MNELSFVAKKQIYGELTPPPSKSYTHRAILIASIADGVSHIQNTLVSRDTIATIESCKAFGANINMNRNQLAAQIEGTRPRVPDDVINVENSGTTLRFLTSVMTGSSRGYAILTGDSSIRRRPMQPLLDSLAGLGGKAYSARFDGHAPIIAEGETLEGGETAIEGKVSSQFVSSILISSVLSRRGVRLFVKGAVSKPYIEATLLSMKRFGVEVQRDGFEFFEVSKGARYSAGDFSIPSDFSSIAFLVGSVAAAGGKLRLNCSGLDMPQADSRILTIAKKMGIVVKASGNVLTIESYEDRLEGGKFVLSDSPDLLPVLSVLGLKTKGGIEIRGVEHARFKETDRISAIREELTKAGAVVKEERDGISVRGGELVKTTLDSRGDHRLFMAFSLVSLLSHGEIKVTGEESVDVSYPGYINDLHKIGVEVRRG, from the coding sequence ATGAATGAATTGTCGTTTGTGGCAAAGAAGCAGATATACGGCGAGTTAACTCCGCCTCCGAGCAAGAGCTATACCCACAGGGCAATCCTGATAGCGAGCATAGCGGATGGTGTCTCACACATACAAAATACACTGGTTTCTAGGGACACCATTGCCACCATAGAGTCCTGCAAAGCTTTTGGGGCAAACATCAACATGAATAGGAATCAGCTTGCTGCGCAGATAGAAGGGACTAGGCCCAGAGTTCCTGATGATGTCATAAATGTCGAAAACTCTGGGACTACTTTGAGGTTTCTGACTTCGGTCATGACAGGTTCGAGCAGGGGTTATGCAATACTAACCGGTGATTCGAGCATAAGGAGGAGGCCGATGCAACCACTTCTTGATTCGCTTGCCGGACTTGGAGGTAAGGCGTACTCGGCAAGGTTTGACGGACATGCTCCCATAATAGCAGAAGGAGAAACACTGGAAGGAGGAGAGACAGCAATAGAAGGCAAAGTATCTTCTCAGTTTGTATCATCGATTCTGATTTCTTCAGTACTTTCCAGAAGAGGGGTAAGACTCTTTGTCAAAGGAGCAGTTTCAAAGCCATACATCGAAGCGACGCTGCTTAGCATGAAGAGATTCGGTGTTGAAGTTCAAAGAGATGGATTCGAATTCTTCGAGGTGAGCAAGGGAGCTCGGTATTCAGCTGGAGACTTTTCGATTCCGAGCGATTTCAGTTCCATAGCGTTTCTAGTCGGGAGTGTTGCCGCTGCTGGTGGTAAGCTAAGGTTGAATTGTTCTGGACTTGACATGCCGCAGGCAGATTCTAGGATACTTACCATTGCAAAGAAGATGGGGATAGTGGTGAAGGCTTCAGGTAATGTGCTGACGATTGAAAGCTACGAGGACAGGCTTGAGGGGGGAAAGTTTGTATTATCAGACTCTCCTGACCTGCTTCCAGTTCTGTCAGTTTTAGGACTCAAAACTAAGGGTGGAATAGAGATCAGAGGAGTAGAGCATGCCAGGTTCAAGGAGACTGACAGAATATCAGCCATAAGGGAAGAGCTGACGAAGGCAGGGGCTGTCGTAAAAGAGGAGAGGGATGGTATATCTGTGAGAGGAGGAGAACTGGTTAAGACAACACTGGACTCTAGGGGGGACCATAGACTGTTCATGGCTTTTTCACTGGTCTCTCTTCTCTCTCATGGTGAAATCAAGGTGACTGGAGAAGAGAGTGTTGATGTCTCTTACCCAGGCTACATAAACGACCTTCATAAGATAGGCGTAGAAGTGAGGAGAGGATGA
- the aroC gene encoding chorismate synthase: MTGNIIGERFVLVSFGESHGKCVGAVVDGCPAGLMLDESDIQKDLDLRKPGQSIVTTQRREADQVEIMSGVFRGFTTGAPIMMMIMNMDKDSSLYEEMKDTPRPGHADLVAKEKYGGYNDYRGGGRFSGRITASFVMGGAIAKKLLKETLGIEIIAYTLELGGIEARNFTLEDARRERYLNEVRAPVPSVAEEMKKRIIRARGEGDSLGGIVECVATNLPIGLGEPVFGSLDSDLARMALSIPAAKGVEFGSGFMASRLTGSQNNDQYALQDGKVISLSNNSGGILGGLSNGMPLIYRIVFKPASSIAKKQKTVDLAKREEVELVVPGRHDPSVVPRAVPVVESVTALVLADHAIRAGFIPSVLKRR; encoded by the coding sequence ATGACTGGCAATATAATTGGAGAGAGGTTCGTCCTCGTATCCTTCGGCGAAAGTCACGGCAAGTGCGTAGGAGCTGTAGTTGATGGCTGCCCGGCTGGGCTTATGCTTGATGAGAGTGACATCCAGAAGGATCTTGACCTAAGGAAACCTGGTCAATCGATAGTTACAACCCAGAGAAGAGAAGCAGACCAGGTTGAGATAATGTCAGGCGTCTTCAGAGGGTTCACCACAGGCGCACCGATAATGATGATGATAATGAACATGGATAAAGATTCCAGCTTGTATGAAGAAATGAAAGACACACCCAGGCCTGGTCATGCAGACCTTGTAGCGAAAGAGAAGTATGGAGGCTACAACGATTACAGGGGTGGCGGCAGGTTCTCCGGTAGAATCACCGCATCGTTCGTTATGGGCGGGGCCATAGCCAAGAAGCTTTTGAAGGAAACGCTTGGGATAGAAATAATTGCCTACACACTTGAGTTAGGGGGGATAGAGGCGAGGAATTTTACTCTTGAAGATGCCAGGAGGGAGAGGTACCTGAATGAAGTAAGAGCCCCGGTCCCTTCGGTGGCTGAAGAGATGAAGAAGAGGATAATCAGGGCAAGAGGAGAAGGAGACAGTCTCGGAGGGATTGTAGAGTGTGTTGCAACAAACCTACCGATAGGGCTGGGCGAACCTGTATTTGGTTCTCTGGATTCGGACCTAGCTAGAATGGCATTATCGATACCTGCTGCAAAAGGTGTCGAATTCGGAAGCGGCTTTATGGCATCCAGGCTGACCGGAAGTCAGAACAACGACCAGTACGCACTTCAGGACGGGAAGGTAATCAGTCTGTCAAACAACTCAGGCGGGATACTTGGTGGATTATCGAACGGCATGCCCCTGATATACAGAATAGTCTTCAAGCCTGCATCGTCGATCGCAAAGAAACAGAAAACAGTTGACCTGGCGAAGAGAGAGGAGGTCGAGCTGGTTGTTCCGGGAAGGCATGACCCTTCTGTGGTTCCCAGAGCTGTACCTGTGGTCGAATCGGTTACGGCTCTTGTCTTGGCTGACCATGCGATAAGGGCTGGTTTCATACCCAGCGTCCTTAAAAGGCGGTGA
- the asd gene encoding aspartate-semialdehyde dehydrogenase — protein MKRRVKAALLGATGAVGQRYLTMLAAHPYIELEVLMGGESAGKKYARAVQWLQPQPIPERFQDLVIQKPTVESAKDCDLIFSALPSEAAKQIEPEFAKSGFQVISEASAHRMLENVPLLIPEVNPDHLELLEAQKETGWRGGLVTTPNCTVTGLAMVLKPLVDNFEATKVVVTTMQAISGAGYPGVASLLITENVIPYIKDEEEKVKNEAKKILGRLDGKRIIERELSMAASCNRVPVIDGHTESVYVEFKDRVSVNEAKRALASFMGEPQRLKLPTAPDKPIIVREEVDRPQPRLDRMAGSVPGMSVVVGRIREGIDDRSLQLTLLSHNTVRGAAGTAILSAELMVELGYLG, from the coding sequence ATGAAGAGAAGAGTGAAAGCTGCACTTCTCGGGGCCACAGGAGCTGTGGGGCAGAGGTACCTTACCATGCTGGCAGCTCATCCATACATAGAGCTGGAGGTGCTGATGGGAGGCGAATCAGCAGGCAAAAAGTATGCCAGGGCAGTTCAATGGCTTCAGCCTCAGCCAATACCAGAAAGGTTTCAGGACTTGGTTATTCAAAAACCGACCGTTGAGTCAGCAAAGGACTGCGACCTGATATTTTCGGCGTTGCCATCAGAAGCAGCCAAACAGATAGAACCAGAATTTGCAAAGTCTGGATTTCAGGTTATAAGTGAAGCAAGCGCGCACAGAATGCTTGAAAACGTACCACTTTTAATACCAGAGGTCAACCCAGACCATCTTGAACTTCTGGAGGCACAAAAAGAGACTGGATGGAGAGGAGGTCTGGTTACTACACCTAACTGCACGGTGACAGGCCTTGCGATGGTGCTCAAGCCACTAGTGGATAATTTCGAAGCTACAAAGGTTGTAGTGACAACGATGCAGGCCATATCTGGCGCCGGCTACCCTGGTGTTGCTAGCCTTCTGATAACGGAAAACGTAATACCCTACATAAAGGACGAGGAAGAAAAGGTGAAGAATGAAGCCAAGAAGATTTTGGGCAGGCTGGACGGCAAAAGAATAATCGAGAGAGAACTCAGCATGGCTGCCTCGTGCAACAGGGTGCCGGTCATAGACGGACATACCGAGTCGGTGTATGTTGAATTCAAGGATAGGGTTTCTGTAAACGAAGCGAAGAGAGCTCTGGCCAGCTTCATGGGTGAACCCCAGCGACTGAAGCTTCCCACAGCACCTGATAAGCCGATCATAGTCAGAGAAGAAGTTGATAGGCCGCAACCTAGGCTTGACAGGATGGCAGGAAGTGTGCCAGGGATGAGTGTGGTTGTAGGAAGGATAAGGGAGGGGATAGATGACAGGTCGTTGCAGCTGACTCTGCTCTCTCATAACACTGTCAGAGGTGCAGCTGGTACCGCTATACTCAGTGCTGAATTGATGGTGGAGCTGGGATATCTGGGGTAG